ACCAGCGCGGGAGGAAGGTTATCGACGCAGTAAAAGCCCAAATCTTCAAGAGTCTTCATCGTCTGACTTTTTCCGGCGCCGGAGAGGCCGGTAACGAAAATGAGCCTGTCTACCGCCATGCGCCCGTCCCGGAGCTCTCAACGTCCATGAAGTTGTTTTCGCCCGAAAAGGCCAACGCCCTCATCCCCAAGGTGATGCCGCTGCTCGAAGAACTCTGGACGAAGCGGCGCGACCTCGCGATCAAGCTCCTGGAGAGCGATCCGGGGGTCGGGGGAGTCACCTCGATCCCGCACCCGCGCGTCGCCGGCCTGCGCTCGCCCTTCGCGCCCGGTCGCTTTAGCGAACGCAAAGCGGAGATCGTTCGACTCATCAATCGA
Above is a genomic segment from Candidatus Baltobacteraceae bacterium containing:
- a CDS encoding DUF2203 domain-containing protein, translated to MKLFSPEKANALIPKVMPLLEELWTKRRDLAIKLLESDPGVGGVTSIPHPRVAGLRSPFAPGRFSERKAEIVRLINRIEAYGCIVKDIDLGLVDFPSMREGRPVYLCWKPGEPQIAHWHEIAESFTDRR